One Acutalibacter muris DNA window includes the following coding sequences:
- a CDS encoding stage V sporulation protein AD has product MKRIGAQTLEFTAPPTVLGHGAVGGRKESEGPLAADFHQTFDDTRLQTDSWEKAEAQLQKEAVSVALAGAGLGAGEVDMIFAGDLLNQCISSTFGLLEYQIPFLGQYGACSTMAQTLLMAGIMVDCGAARRAAAVTSSHFCSAERQFRTPLEYGAQRTPTAQWTATASGCAIVGQGGRVKLLHGLAGKVVDLGVKDPSNMGAAMAPAAADSIYRFLEDTGTAPKDYDGIFTGDLGYVGSTLLLDMLRDNGMELSGVHNDCGLMLFDRQRQDVHAGGSGCGCSASVLCGHLLNRMERGELKNILFCATGALMSTTSQQQGEAIPGVCHIVHLGI; this is encoded by the coding sequence ATGAAACGAATCGGAGCGCAGACCTTGGAATTTACCGCCCCACCCACCGTGCTGGGCCATGGGGCTGTGGGGGGCCGCAAGGAGTCCGAGGGGCCCCTTGCGGCGGACTTCCACCAGACCTTTGACGATACCCGGCTACAGACGGACAGCTGGGAGAAGGCCGAGGCCCAGCTGCAAAAAGAGGCGGTGTCCGTGGCCCTGGCGGGCGCGGGCCTTGGGGCCGGGGAGGTGGACATGATATTCGCCGGGGACCTTCTGAACCAGTGTATCTCCTCCACCTTTGGCCTTTTGGAGTATCAGATACCCTTTTTGGGCCAGTACGGGGCCTGCTCCACTATGGCCCAGACCCTGCTGATGGCGGGGATAATGGTGGACTGTGGAGCAGCCCGGAGAGCTGCGGCCGTTACCAGCTCCCACTTCTGCTCGGCAGAGCGGCAGTTCCGCACGCCCCTGGAGTACGGGGCCCAGCGCACCCCCACCGCCCAGTGGACGGCCACGGCCTCGGGCTGCGCCATAGTGGGGCAGGGGGGGAGGGTGAAGCTCCTGCACGGCCTTGCGGGCAAGGTGGTGGACCTGGGGGTGAAGGACCCCAGCAACATGGGCGCGGCCATGGCCCCGGCGGCGGCGGACAGCATTTACCGCTTTTTAGAGGACACCGGCACGGCCCCCAAGGATTATGACGGCATCTTCACCGGGGACCTGGGGTATGTGGGCAGCACCCTGCTTTTGGATATGCTCCGGGACAACGGCATGGAGCTTTCGGGCGTGCACAACGACTGCGGGCTTATGCTCTTTGACCGGCAGCGCCAGGATGTGCACGCCGGGGGCTCCGGCTGCGGCTGTTCGGCCAGTGTCCTCTGCGGGCACCTTCTGAACCGCATGGAGCGCGGTGAGCTTAAAAATATCCTGTTCTGCGCCACCGGGGCGCTGATGTCCACCACCAGCCAGCAGCAGGGCGAGGCCATACCGGGGGTATGCCATATAGTGCATCTGGGGATTTGA